A genomic segment from Perca flavescens isolate YP-PL-M2 chromosome 13, PFLA_1.0, whole genome shotgun sequence encodes:
- the tbl2 gene encoding transducin beta-like protein 2, which produces MEVAALFALTLLLGALVILVALAVGRRKEEIREEIEQAAEFTAEGSVVKGLASKKPKQEKQRSRKDKALQHTFSHHLLAASLKSHSANVTCLDFSSNGKYLASCADDRTVRIWSTKDFLEREHKCLRANVELDHATLVRFSPDSRAFITWLANGDTIRIFKMIKKDDGTMTFKAASEDFPQKHKAPILNIGIAETGKFIMSASTDTCIHIWDLKGEVLASINTNQITNSYAAVSPCGRFVASCGFTPDVKVWEVCFGKGGEFKEVARAFDLKGHSAGVHAFAFSNDSHRMVTVSKDGTWKLWNTDVEYKKQQDPYLLKTVPCVSSEGSRVALSPDGRVVAISDGSNLALYNAASGQLEEELHGVHSEEINDLRFDINGRFLACSGDKAIRVFHNAPGYRAAIRDMQDMLKKAQNEAMKQRLQQQIREAQSTLDTVLAAPSD; this is translated from the exons ATGGAGGTAGCCGCGCTGTTCGCCTTGACTTTGTTACTGGGTGCACTAGTTATTCTGGTCGCATTAGCGGTAGGCAGACGGAAAGAAGAAATAAGAGAGGAAATAGAGCAAGCGGCGGAATTTACCG CTGAAGGCAGTGTTGTGAAGGGCCTTGCATCGAAGAAACCAAAGCAGGAGAAGCAGCGCAGCCGCAAGGATAAAGCCTTACAGCACACTTTCAGTCATCATCTGTTGGCAGCATCACTGAAG AGCCACAGTGCAAACGTGACGTGCCTGGATTTCAGCAGTAACGGGAAGTACCTGGCGTCATGTGCGGACGACCGCACCGTCCGGATCTGGAGCACCAAAGACTTCCTGGAGCGAGAACACAAGTGTCTGAGGGCCAATGTGGAGCTGGATCACGCCACGCTAGTCCGCTTCAGCCCGGACTCCAG GGCGTTCATCACCTGGTTGGCCAATGGCGATACCATTCGAATCTTCAAAATGATCAAAAAGGACGACGGCACTATGACTTTCAAAGCTGCCTCTGAGGACTTTCCACAGAAACACAAGGCCCCCATCCTCAACATCGGCATCGCAGAGACAG GCAAGTTCATCATGAGCGCCTCCACCGACACCTGCATCCACATCTGGGACCTGAAAGGAGAGGTACTGGCCTCTATCAACACTAACCAGATTACCAATTCTTATGCTGCCGTCTCCCCGTGTGGCAG GTTTGTAGCGTCCTGTGGCTTCACTCCTGACGTGAAGGTATGGGAGGTTTGCTTCGGGAAGGGAGGAGAGTTCAAAGAGGTGGCGCGAGCTTTTGACCTGAAGGGCCACTCTGCAGGAGTTCACGCGTTCGCCTTCTCCAATGACTCTCACAG AATGGTGACGGTCTCCAAAGACGGTACGTGGAAGCTGTGGAACACAGATGTGGAGTACAAAAAGCAGCAGGACCCCTACCTGCTGAAGACGGTACCCTGCGTGTCATCGGAAGGCAGCCGGGTGGCCTTGTCTCCAGACGGCCGGGTGGTGGCCATCAGCGACGGCAGTAACCTGGCTCTGTACAACGCCGCCAGCGggcagctggaggaggagctgcACGGCGTCCACAGCGAGGAGATCAACGACCTTAGATTTGACATTAACGGGCGCTTCTTGGCGTGCAGCGGCGACAAGGCCATCCGAGTGTTTCACAACGCCCCGGGCTACCGGGCAGCCATCAGAGACATGCAGGACATGCTGAAGAAGGCCCAGAACGAGGCCATGAAGCAGAGACTGCAGCAGCAGATCAGAGAGGCTCAGAGCACCCTGGACACGGTGCTGGCTGCTCCTAGCGACTGA